From Amycolatopsis sp. YIM 10, the proteins below share one genomic window:
- the purE gene encoding 5-(carboxyamino)imidazole ribonucleotide mutase: MSAVVGLIMGSDSDWPVLEAAAKALDEFEVPYEVGVYSAHRTPRRMMDYAESAADRGLKVIIAGAGGAAHLPGMVASATVLPVIGVPVPLKYLDGLDSLLSIVQMPAGIPVATVSVGGARNAGLLAVRMLAANDEGLRARMVRFQADLEQLVLDKDAALRDRLGS, translated from the coding sequence ATGTCTGCCGTTGTCGGCCTGATCATGGGCAGTGACTCGGACTGGCCGGTGCTCGAAGCCGCCGCGAAGGCGCTCGACGAGTTCGAGGTGCCCTACGAGGTGGGCGTGTACTCCGCCCACCGCACCCCGCGGCGGATGATGGACTACGCCGAATCGGCCGCCGACCGCGGGCTGAAGGTGATCATCGCCGGTGCCGGTGGCGCGGCGCACCTGCCCGGCATGGTGGCCTCGGCCACGGTGCTGCCGGTGATCGGCGTGCCGGTCCCGCTGAAGTACCTCGACGGCCTGGACTCGCTGCTGTCGATCGTGCAGATGCCGGCGGGCATCCCGGTGGCCACGGTTTCGGTGGGCGGGGCGCGCAACGCGGGCCTGCTCGCGGTGCGCATGCTGGCCGCGAACGACGAGGGGCTGCGGGCGCGGATGGTCCGCTTCCAGGCCGACCTGGAGCAGCTCGTGCTGGACAAGGACGCGGCACTGCGGGACCGGCTTGGCTCCTAG
- a CDS encoding 5-(carboxyamino)imidazole ribonucleotide synthase, whose translation MDKRTGLPIVGMVGGGQLARMTHQAAIALGQSLRVLAADENDSAGLVAGQVVLGQHTDLDKLREFASTVDVLTFDHEHVPGEHLQTLTYEGVVVRPGPDALLHAQDKLVMRERLKSTGIPGPAFARVSDVDDVVAFGAAYSWPVVLKAARGGYDGRGVWMLDSAEEAAKLVPELLEAGTPLLVEQKVAMRRELAALVARSPFGQGAAWPVVETVQRDGINTEVLAPAPGLSQEKWQQAQDLALRVAADLEVVGVLAVELFETDEGLLVNELAMRPHNSGHWTMDGARTSQFEQHLRAVLDYPLGTTELLAPHCVMANVLGAPEAPRMGPDERVHHLFARYPDAKVHLYGKGERPGRKLGHVNLLGDDLDDLRHRAKLAAHWLSHAEWLDGHEIH comes from the coding sequence ATGGACAAACGAACCGGACTGCCGATCGTCGGCATGGTGGGCGGCGGCCAGCTGGCGCGGATGACGCACCAGGCGGCGATCGCGCTCGGCCAGTCGTTGCGGGTACTGGCCGCCGACGAGAACGACTCGGCCGGCCTGGTCGCCGGGCAGGTGGTGCTCGGGCAGCACACCGACCTGGACAAGCTGCGCGAGTTCGCGTCCACAGTGGACGTGCTCACCTTCGACCACGAGCACGTGCCCGGTGAGCACCTGCAGACGCTGACCTACGAGGGCGTGGTGGTCCGGCCGGGCCCGGACGCGCTGCTGCACGCGCAGGACAAGCTGGTCATGCGCGAGCGCCTGAAGTCCACCGGCATTCCCGGGCCCGCCTTCGCCCGGGTGTCCGATGTGGACGACGTGGTGGCGTTCGGTGCCGCGTACTCCTGGCCGGTGGTGCTCAAGGCGGCGCGCGGTGGCTACGACGGCCGCGGCGTGTGGATGCTCGACTCCGCCGAGGAGGCCGCGAAGCTGGTGCCGGAACTGCTCGAAGCGGGCACCCCGCTGTTGGTGGAGCAGAAGGTCGCGATGCGCCGGGAGCTGGCCGCGCTGGTGGCGCGCTCGCCGTTCGGGCAGGGCGCGGCCTGGCCGGTGGTGGAAACCGTGCAGCGCGACGGGATCAACACCGAGGTGCTCGCGCCGGCGCCGGGGCTGAGCCAGGAGAAGTGGCAGCAGGCACAGGACCTGGCGCTGCGGGTGGCCGCCGATCTCGAAGTGGTCGGCGTGCTGGCGGTCGAGCTGTTCGAGACCGACGAGGGCCTGCTGGTCAACGAACTCGCCATGCGCCCGCACAACTCCGGCCACTGGACCATGGACGGCGCGCGGACCTCGCAGTTCGAGCAGCACCTGCGCGCGGTGCTCGACTACCCGCTCGGCACCACCGAGTTGCTGGCACCGCACTGCGTGATGGCGAACGTGCTCGGTGCGCCGGAGGCCCCGCGGATGGGGCCGGACGAGCGCGTGCACCACCTGTTCGCGCGCTACCCCGACGCCAAGGTGCACCTCTACGGCAAGGGCGAGCGGCCGGGACGCAAGCTCGGGCACGTCAACCTGCTCGGCGACGACCTGGACGACCTGCGCCATCGCGCGAAACTGGCCGCGCACTGGCTTTCCCACGCCGAGTGGCTCGACGGCCACGAGATTCACTAG
- a CDS encoding glycosyltransferase 87 family protein, whose translation MSTLRLRADLKWWPAGALAGVALAVGVAAWLLNWHLGADSAVYRAGALTMLKGEPLYIREHLTTLPPWVRLPFTYPPAAALLFSPLVLVPPGLVWGVIGALSVLGLAAVVKISLRSSGWVVGRPAVAGLTVAAFALEPVWKTVFLGQINLILMALIMLDVLVISARGSRWGGVLVGVAAAVKLTPLIFIPHLLFTGRWKDALRALGTFALLQALMFAVMPTDAVRYWTEAASDAERIGATHWIFNQSLNGMLGRATEVAPWGMPVALAIGALLAVPAVFLVVRYHRRGEALAAVLVTAFFALLVSPVSWTHHWVWAVPLVVLLLAQRRYWLAAGVVAPLAGCLIMLVPNGGTTEFGWGPVEVVLGNAYVLVTAVVLVVLAARELRRPSN comes from the coding sequence ATGTCGACGTTACGTCTGCGCGCTGACCTCAAGTGGTGGCCCGCCGGTGCGCTGGCGGGCGTGGCGCTGGCCGTCGGCGTCGCGGCCTGGTTGCTGAACTGGCACCTCGGTGCGGACAGCGCGGTCTACCGGGCCGGCGCGCTGACCATGCTCAAGGGCGAGCCGCTCTACATCCGTGAGCACCTGACCACGCTGCCGCCGTGGGTGCGGTTGCCCTTCACCTATCCACCGGCGGCCGCGCTGCTGTTCTCGCCGCTGGTGCTGGTCCCGCCGGGTCTGGTCTGGGGGGTGATCGGCGCGCTGTCCGTGCTCGGGCTGGCCGCCGTGGTGAAGATCAGCCTGCGGTCCTCGGGCTGGGTGGTTGGCCGGCCCGCGGTGGCCGGGCTGACCGTGGCCGCGTTCGCGCTGGAGCCGGTCTGGAAGACGGTGTTCCTCGGGCAGATCAACCTGATCCTGATGGCGTTGATCATGCTGGACGTGCTGGTGATCTCGGCGCGTGGTTCGCGCTGGGGCGGGGTGCTGGTCGGGGTGGCGGCGGCGGTGAAGCTGACGCCGTTGATCTTCATCCCGCACCTGCTGTTCACCGGTCGCTGGAAGGACGCGCTGCGCGCGCTCGGTACCTTCGCCCTGCTCCAGGCGCTGATGTTCGCGGTGATGCCGACGGACGCGGTGCGTTACTGGACCGAGGCGGCTTCGGACGCCGAACGCATCGGCGCCACGCACTGGATCTTCAACCAGTCGCTGAACGGCATGCTCGGGCGGGCCACCGAGGTGGCGCCGTGGGGCATGCCGGTGGCGCTGGCGATCGGCGCGCTGCTGGCGGTGCCCGCGGTGTTCCTGGTGGTGCGGTACCACCGGCGCGGCGAGGCACTGGCCGCGGTGCTGGTGACCGCGTTCTTCGCGCTGCTGGTCTCGCCGGTTTCCTGGACGCACCACTGGGTCTGGGCGGTGCCGCTGGTCGTGCTGCTGCTGGCGCAGCGCCGGTACTGGCTCGCCGCCGGGGTGGTGGCGCCGCTGGCGGGCTGCCTGATCATGCTGGTGCCGAACGGCGGCACCACCGAATTCGGCTGGGGCCCGGTGGAGGTCGTGCTGGGCAACGCGTACGTGCTCGTCACCGCGGTCGTGTTGGTCGTGCTGGCCGCGCGCGAACTGCGGCGGCCGTCGAATTAG